The Streptomyces durmitorensis genome contains the following window.
CCGTCTTGCCGAGGAGGCAACGGCGGTCGAAGGTGCCGACTGGCTCCATGTCGACGTCATGGACAACCACTTCGTCCCTAACCTCACCCTTGGGGTGCCGGTCGTAGAGTCCCTGGCCCGAGCGACGGACACGCCGCTGGACTGCCATCTGATGATCGAGGACGTCGATCGCTGGGCTCCGCAGTACGTCGAAGCGGGCGCCGGGTCCGTCACCTTCCACGTGGAGGCGGCCGCCGCACCCGTCCGCCTGGCCCGTGAGATCCGCGCCCAGGGCGCCCGCGCCTCCATGGCGCTGAAGCCCGCGACGCCCATCGAGCCCTACGAGGATCTCCTCTCCGAGCTCGACATGCTGCTGATCATGACCGTCGAGCCGGGGTTCGGCGGCCAGGCGTTCCTCGACATCATGCTCCCGAAGATTCGCCGCACCCGCGAGTTGATCAGCAAGCACGGCCTCGAACTCTGGCTCCAGGTCGACGGCGGTGTCTCGGCCGCGACCATCGAGCGCTGCGCCGAGGCCGGCGCCGACGTCTTCGTGGCGGGCTCGGCCGTGTACGGGGCGAACGACCCCGCAGCGGCGGTACGTGCACTGCGCAGCCAGGCGTCCGGGGCGATGTCCACGGCGGCATGGGCATGCGGCCACTGAGCCACGGATACGTGAACGCAGTCCTTCAGGGCTGATCAAGTACGTCGGATCTGCAAGGATGAACGACGAACCCAGTTGCGGCGCGGCAATGCGCGTGAAGTCGTGGCAATGCGCGCGAAGCCGCACCAATGGGTGTGAATGCGTGAACGACAGTTGCTTGAAATGACAGTGAGGAGATCGTCGTGTCGACGGGCGGCCGGTCAGCCATGCGGATGGGACCCGCGGAGCTGGTGCAGGCGGCGGCCATGGCCCGCCGCTTCTATCTCGAGGGCAAGTCCAAGATCCAGATCGCCGAGGAGTTCGGCGTGAGCCGCTTCAAGGTGGCCCGGGTCCTTGAGACGGCTCTCGAGCGCGATCTCGTACGGATCGAGATCCGTGTGCCCGCCGAGCTGGACGCGGAGCGCTCGGACGCGCTCCGTGCCCGCTACGGCCTGCGGCACGCGGTCGTCGTCGAGTCGCCGTCCTCCGCCGACGAGGTCGAGGAGTCGCCCGACCCCGAGAACCTCGGTGAGGTCGCGGCCGATCTGCTCGGCGAACTGGTGACCGAGGGCGATGTGCTCGGCCTGGCGTGGGGGCGCTCGACCATCCACATGGCCGCGGCCCTCGACCAGCTGCCGCCGTGCACGGTCGTGCAGCTGACGGGTGTGTACGACGCCGGGACCGCCGAACGCGGTTCGGTCGAGGCCGTGCGGCGTGCCGCGCAGGTCTCCGGCGGCGAGGCCCACCCCATCTACGCGCCGATGCTCCTGCCGGACCCGGCCACGGCCGCCGCGCTGCGGAACCAGACTGGGATCGCGCGGGCGTTTGAGTACTTCGACAAGGTCACCGTCGCCGCCGTCTCCATCGGCTCCTGGGAGCCCGGCATCTCCACCGTCCACGACATGCTCAGCGACGAGGAGCGCGCGCACTACGCCTCGCTGGGTGTGGCCGCCGAGATGTCCGCGCACCTCTTCGACGCCGAGGGGCGTCGGGTCGGGCGTGACCTGGGGGAGCGGTGCATCACGGTCGAAGCCGACCGGCTCCGGCGGATTCCTGAGGTCGTCGCCATCGCGGGCGGGCAGCGGAAGGCCGCCGCGATTGACGCGGTGCTGCGGTCGGGGCTTGTGACCAGCCTGGTCACGGACACGGCCGCGGCAGACCAGCTGCTTGTCATGGGGGCCACTCCGCACCCCGCGCTGGACCGGGCGGACCCGGACGGGAGCTGAGTCGGCTGCGGGTTGTGGGTGGCTGGTCGCGCAGTTCCCCGCGCCCCTGACGGGGCGCCGTGGCAGCATCTGTCGCATGTCGACCCGCTTTGTGCCTCGTGTGCTGGGGGTGCTGCTCGCCTGTCTCGCCGTGCTCGTTGCCGGGTGCTCATCGGACGGCGCGGGGAGCGCCTCCACCTCCGCCCCCGCCTGGGCCCGCGGGATGCCCACCGTCCAGGCTGACCGGCTGCCCGCCGAGGCGCGGCGGACGTTGCGGCTCATCGATGACGGCGGGCCCTTCCCGTACGAGAAGGACGGCTCGGTCTTCAGCAACTTCGAGCGGGAGCTGCCGCGGCGCGAACGCGGCTACTACCGCGAGTACACAGTGCGCACCCCCGGCGAACGCGACCGGGGCGCACGGCGGATCGTCACCGGGAGCGGCGGCGAGACCTACTACACCGACGACCACTACACGTCCTTCAAGGCGGTACTGAGATGACGTCCGAGCCGATGCAGCCCGTACTGGAGGCCGTCCGCGCCGCCGGCATGGCCACCGTCTCGATCGACCTGAGCGGCGTGAGCGACAAGGCGGCCTTCATGGACCGCTGCGCCCGCGCGCTCGAGCTGCCCGACTGGTTCGGGCGCAACTGGGACGCGCTCGCCGACTGCCTCACCGACCTGGGATGGGCGCCCGCCGCACCCGGACGGCTGCTCGTCGTCAGCGGCTGGCAGGAGTACGCCGAGGCGGCGCCCCAGGAGTGGATCGTGGCCCAGGAGGTGTTCACCGACGCGGTCGAGTACGCCAGGGGGCGCGGGACGGGCCTGGAGATCGTTCTCGCGCTCGGCACCCGGGCCTGAGCGGACGGTGACCGTCGCGGCCGGTACTTGGAGGTTCCGACCAGGGCCCTCGCGCCCCGGCTGGGTGATCATCCCAGGCGGTGCACCGCCCCGGACATGGGACACTGAAGTACGTGCTTTTCCCTCGGCCTAACTGTCCGGGGGCCACCTCTGATCGACTGGGATGAGCAGCACGTGCGTTTCCTCAATGACATCCAGCCTGCGTACGACCTGACGTACGACGACGTCTTCATGGTGCCGCGGCGCTCCGCCGTCGGATCGCGCCAGGGCGTGGACCTCTCGTCGCCGGACGGCACCGGCACCACGATCCCGCTGGTCGTCGCGAACATGACCGCGATCGCCGGACGCCGCATGGCCGAGACCGTCGCCCGCCGCGGCGGTCTCGTCGTGATCCCGCAGGACATTCCGATCGAGGTCGTCACCGAGGTCATCTCCTGGGTCAAGACGCGCCACCACGTCCTGGACACCCCGATCGTCCTGGCCCCCACGCAGACCGTCGCCGACGCGCTCGCGCTGCTGTCCAAGCGCGCGCACAACGCGGGCGTCGTCGTGGACGCCGACCAGAAGCCGATCGGCGTCGTCACCGACACGGATCTGAACGGCGTCGACCGCTTCACCCAGATCTCCGAGGTCATGTCCAAGGACCTCGTGCTCCTCGACGCGGACATCGACCCGCGCGACGCGTTCAACAAGCTGGACCACGCGAACCGCCGCTATGCCCCCGCCGTGGACAAGGACGGCCGCCTCGCGGGCATCCTGACCCGCACGGGCGCCCTGCGCGCGACGCTCTACTCGCCCGCCGTCGACGCCAACGGCAAGCTGCGCATCGCCGCCGCCGTCGGCATCAACGGCGACGTGGCGGCCAAGGCCAAGCAGCTCCTGGACGCGGGCGCGGACACGCTCGTCGTGGACACCGCGCACGGCCACCAGGAGTCGATGATCGCCGCGGTCAAGGCCGTGCGCGCGCTCGACCCGCAGGTGCCGATCGTCGCGGGCAACATCGTGGCCGCCGAGGGCGTACGGGACCTGATCGAGGCCGGTGCCGACATCATCAAGGTCGGCGTGGGCCCCGGCGCCATGTGCACCACGCGCATGATGACCGGCGTCGGCCGCCCGCAGTTCTCCGCGGTGCTCGAATGCGCCGCCGAGGCCAAGAAGTTCGGCAAGCACGTGTGGGCCGACGGCGGTGTCCGCCACCCCCGTGACGTCGCCATGGCGCTGGCCGCCGGTGCGTCGAACGTCATGATCGGTTCGTGGTTCGCCGGGACGTACGAGTCCCCGGGCGACCTGCAGCAGGACGCCAACGGCCGCCTGTACAAGGAGTCGTTCGGCATGGCGTCGGCCCGCGCGGTCAAGAACCGCACGAGCGAGGAGTCGGCCTACGACCGCGCCCGCAAGGCGCTGTTCGAGGAGGGCATCTCGACCTCGCGGATGTTCCTGGACCCGGAGCGGCCCGGCGTCGAGGACCTGATCGACTCGATCATCGCGGGTGTCCGTTCCTCCTGCACGTATGCGGGCGCGGGGTCCTTGGAGGAGTTTGCGGAGCGGGCCACTGTGGGTGTGCAGAGCGCTGCGGGCTATGCGGAGGGCAAGCCCCTCCACGCCTCCTGGAGTTAGCCGCTTCGCGGGGAGCTGTGTGATGCGTCCGCGGGTTTGCCGTGGCTGGTCGCGCAGTTCCCCGCGCCCCTTAAGGGGCCTGGGCCGCCGCCACCGCTTTCGCCAGCAGGGCGTGGCCTTCGTCGCCCGGATGCACCCCGTCCACCAGGTGCCCGGCGTCCAGCAGTTCGCCGCCCGGCAGCAGATCGGTCCCCGCGTCCAGGGCCGCCCGCTCCACGGCGGTCCGCAGGTCCCGGAGCGTGGCGCCCAGCGCGTTCGGCACCGTCTCGGCGTCCGGGCGGACCACGGGGGAGACCACCAGGAGAGGGACGTCCGGGTGGCCCCGGCGCACCAGGTCCAGGAACGCCCGCACCGTCTCGTAGAGAAGCCCCGCCGAATGCGGCGTACGCGACCAGCAGTTCGTGCCGAAGGCGACCGTGATCAAGTCGGCGTCCAGCGAGGCGAGTTGCTCGGCGCTCGCCATCTCCCCGCGTGCCGCGCCCGCGTACCCGAGGTTCACCGTCTCCACTCCGAGTGCCCGGCCCGCGAGCGCGGGCCACGCCAGATGCGGCCGTGACACCGACCAGCCCTCCGTGATCGAGTCGCCGTGGACGAGCCAGCGCGGTCGCCGTGCGGCGGGCTCGATCGTGCCGCCGCCGACGGGGCGTACGCCATGGATGACGGGGCGCAGCGCCTCCGGCAGATGGACGGTGAAGGTCCCGTCGGTGCGGGGGAGGTCAAGGCGCGCCAGGTGGGCACCCGGCGATGCGGGCGCCTCGGCCACGACCGGAGCGCGGAGGGCGCTTCCCGGGCCGTCCGTGGCGTTCGGGCTCGTGGCGCGCTCGGCGCCGCCCGCCGCGCCTGCCGGCCACGCGTCGTGCAAGGCCCTGAAGTCGTGCAAGGCCGTGAAGTCGCACAAGGCCGTGAACACGTGCGGCACTTCGCGGTACGAGTCGGCGGGCGAGGGCTCCGACGCGGTGTACTCGACCTCCACCGCGCTCACTCCCCGTGCGGTGAACTCCAGCCTGACACCGGCCGGGACGCCTGCCCGCTCCCAGGTGTCCGCGGGCAGCCGATCCCGGTCGGCCGGGTCGGCGCGCACCACCCGGCCGTCCTCGGTCCACCAGGGCGCGCCCCGCACGAACTCCCTCACCGCGCACCGCCGATGGTCGGATAGGGGAACTTCACGCCCACCCCGCCGTCCACGACGAGCGTCTGCCCGGTGACGTACGAGGACAGCGGCGAGGCGAAGAAGAGCAGGGCGGACGCGATGTCCGAGGTCTCGGCAACCCGGTCGAGCGGGGCGTTGCGGGCGTTGCGCGCACGGCCCTCCTCGCCGATCAGGCCCGCCACGCGCGGCGTCCAGACGACGCCGGGCGCCACCGCGTTGACCCGTACACCGCGCGGGCCGTACTCCACCGCCGCCGAGCGGACCAGGGAGATCAGGCCCGCCTTGGCCGCGCCGTACGCGGCGTGCAGGGGCGCCGCCGTGAGGCCCGACACCGACGCGACGAAGACCAGGGGGCCGCCGCCCGCCTCGGCCAGCGCCTGCCCGCCGTACTGGACCGCGAGCCAGGCGTGCCGCAGGACGAGGGAGAAGTGCCAGTCCCAGGACGCGTCGTCGAGCTCCTCAAGGGGCGTGTAGCGGGCCATGCCGACGATGTCGACGACACCGCCGATCTCGCCGAACTCCCGGCGTGCGTAAGCGAAGAGCTCCCGTACCTCGGCGCGGCGCGTCACATCCGCGACGTACGCGACGGTGCCCGTCTCGGCCGCGACCGCTTCGGCGCGGCCCTTGTCGAGATCCACGCACAGGACCCGCGCGCCCGCGGCCGTGAGCGCGTGCGCGGTCTGGCGGCCGATGCCGTTGCCCGCGCCGAGCAGGACGAAGGCGCGGCCGTCCAGGCGGTGGAGGGCGGCGTAGTCGGGGACGGGCGAGGTGTCGAGGGGCTCGCTCACGGTGCCGTCCGCCGGGGCTTGTACGACGCCAGTTCCGGGATGACTTCCTTGCCCAGGATCTCGATCGTGCGCAGGATCTCCCGGTGCTCCAGATAGCCCCACTGGACGTAGCAGATGAGCTGGTCGATGCCGAGGTCGGCGTAGTGCTTGGCCTTGCGGACGATCGTCTCCGCGTCACCGATGAGGATCATGTCGCCGTCGCTGAACTCCTCGACGGGGACGCTCCCTTCGATGATCGGGGTCAGGAGGGGGAAGGTCCGCTCGCGCTCCTCGGGGGTCAGGTGCGGCAGCTCCCAGTCGAGCGTGAACTGGGCCAGGTTGCGGTACCACCAGGCCACCGAGTCCCAGACCCTGCGCGAGGGACGGTCCGCCACGTGCACCAGCGTGTACGCGCTGACGCGGTCCGTGGTGACGTCCGTGAGGGGGGACGGCGTGCGCGCCGCCGCGCGGTAGGCGGCGACCTGACGGGCCATCGCGTCGAGCGGCTGCATGATCGAGAAGGAGAGCAGGCCGAGGCCCGCCGCGCCCGCCACCTCCGCCGAGCCGGGTGACGTCGCCGCCATCCAGCACGGGGGATGCGGGCCCTGGACCGGCTTCGGTGTGACCATCCGGCGGGGGAAGGAGAACCGCTCGGACTCGTAGGCGAAGTACTCCTCGCGCCACATGCCTGTCACGATCTCGATCGCCTCGCGCCAGTCGGACCGCGACTGCTCCCTGTCGACGCCAAATGCCGTCTGCTCCATGGGAGTCGAACGCCCCGTCCCCCACTCCACGCGCCCTTCCGAGAGCACGTCCACCGCCGCCACCTTCTCCGCGATCCGCTGCGGGGGAGTGAAGCCGAAGGGGGTGAGGGTGACGCCGAAGCCGAGGCGTATCCGCTCGGTGAGCGCCGCGAGATGGCCGAGGAGCACCTCGGGTGCCGGGCAGTGCGAGCGGCCCTCGCGGAAGTGGTGCTCCACGGCCCACACCGTGCGGAAACCGACCCGGTCCGCGAGCCTGATCTGCTCCACGGCCTCGCGGTAGGCGCGCTGCTCGGCGGTGCGCTGCCCGTGCGGATGGGGTCCGTTCCAGGGCTTCGGTACGTCGATCTCGTACAGCACATCGAGGTCCATGGCCTGCTGCCTCCCTCTCGACCGGGGTGCGCGATCGGCTCGACCGGAGTGCACGATGGGGGAGATCTGACGAAGTGTCAATGACCGTCAGGGAGCCTCGGCACGCAACGGACGAAACGGACCGCGCAATGAAGACCCGCAGGAAGGGGATGTACGCAACGATCATGCGGGCCTGCGCAAGGTTGCTGCATTACGTACGTGAAGAACGCCTCATAGAGTCATCCGCTGTACGTGGTGTGGCGGGGACCGCCTGCTCGGCGGTCCCCATCCATGCGTGGGGCCTGCCGCCGGTCCCGCCGCCCTGACCGGCAGCGATGAAGGAGCCACGCGTGCTCGACCAAGGCGCACCCCCGCAGAACCGCCCAAGCCCCCCGGGGGTCCAGGGGCTTGGCCGCCGCTTGATGCGGCGCAAGCCGGTGGAACTCCTGGTCGCGGAGGGCGGCCAGGGTGAGGGCGGCTCGCTGCGGCGCTCCCTCGGCATGTGGCAGCTGACCATGATCAGCATCGGCGCCACGCTCGGCACCGGCATCTTCGTCGTCCTCGGCGAGAGCGTCCCCAAGGCCGGACCCGCCGTCACGATCTCCTTCGTGATC
Protein-coding sequences here:
- a CDS encoding LLM class flavin-dependent oxidoreductase yields the protein MDLDVLYEIDVPKPWNGPHPHGQRTAEQRAYREAVEQIRLADRVGFRTVWAVEHHFREGRSHCPAPEVLLGHLAALTERIRLGFGVTLTPFGFTPPQRIAEKVAAVDVLSEGRVEWGTGRSTPMEQTAFGVDREQSRSDWREAIEIVTGMWREEYFAYESERFSFPRRMVTPKPVQGPHPPCWMAATSPGSAEVAGAAGLGLLSFSIMQPLDAMARQVAAYRAAARTPSPLTDVTTDRVSAYTLVHVADRPSRRVWDSVAWWYRNLAQFTLDWELPHLTPEERERTFPLLTPIIEGSVPVEEFSDGDMILIGDAETIVRKAKHYADLGIDQLICYVQWGYLEHREILRTIEILGKEVIPELASYKPRRTAP
- a CDS encoding barstar family protein, whose protein sequence is MTSEPMQPVLEAVRAAGMATVSIDLSGVSDKAAFMDRCARALELPDWFGRNWDALADCLTDLGWAPAAPGRLLVVSGWQEYAEAAPQEWIVAQEVFTDAVEYARGRGTGLEIVLALGTRA
- a CDS encoding SDR family NAD(P)-dependent oxidoreductase, producing MSEPLDTSPVPDYAALHRLDGRAFVLLGAGNGIGRQTAHALTAAGARVLCVDLDKGRAEAVAAETGTVAYVADVTRRAEVRELFAYARREFGEIGGVVDIVGMARYTPLEELDDASWDWHFSLVLRHAWLAVQYGGQALAEAGGGPLVFVASVSGLTAAPLHAAYGAAKAGLISLVRSAAVEYGPRGVRVNAVAPGVVWTPRVAGLIGEEGRARNARNAPLDRVAETSDIASALLFFASPLSSYVTGQTLVVDGGVGVKFPYPTIGGAR
- a CDS encoding GuaB1 family IMP dehydrogenase-related protein; its protein translation is MRFLNDIQPAYDLTYDDVFMVPRRSAVGSRQGVDLSSPDGTGTTIPLVVANMTAIAGRRMAETVARRGGLVVIPQDIPIEVVTEVISWVKTRHHVLDTPIVLAPTQTVADALALLSKRAHNAGVVVDADQKPIGVVTDTDLNGVDRFTQISEVMSKDLVLLDADIDPRDAFNKLDHANRRYAPAVDKDGRLAGILTRTGALRATLYSPAVDANGKLRIAAAVGINGDVAAKAKQLLDAGADTLVVDTAHGHQESMIAAVKAVRALDPQVPIVAGNIVAAEGVRDLIEAGADIIKVGVGPGAMCTTRMMTGVGRPQFSAVLECAAEAKKFGKHVWADGGVRHPRDVAMALAAGASNVMIGSWFAGTYESPGDLQQDANGRLYKESFGMASARAVKNRTSEESAYDRARKALFEEGISTSRMFLDPERPGVEDLIDSIIAGVRSSCTYAGAGSLEEFAERATVGVQSAAGYAEGKPLHASWS
- a CDS encoding GDSL-type esterase/lipase family protein, encoding MREFVRGAPWWTEDGRVVRADPADRDRLPADTWERAGVPAGVRLEFTARGVSAVEVEYTASEPSPADSYREVPHVFTALCDFTALHDFRALHDAWPAGAAGGAERATSPNATDGPGSALRAPVVAEAPASPGAHLARLDLPRTDGTFTVHLPEALRPVIHGVRPVGGGTIEPAARRPRWLVHGDSITEGWSVSRPHLAWPALAGRALGVETVNLGYAGAARGEMASAEQLASLDADLITVAFGTNCWSRTPHSAGLLYETVRAFLDLVRRGHPDVPLLVVSPVVRPDAETVPNALGATLRDLRTAVERAALDAGTDLLPGGELLDAGHLVDGVHPGDEGHALLAKAVAAAQAP
- a CDS encoding sugar-binding transcriptional regulator, which gives rise to MRMGPAELVQAAAMARRFYLEGKSKIQIAEEFGVSRFKVARVLETALERDLVRIEIRVPAELDAERSDALRARYGLRHAVVVESPSSADEVEESPDPENLGEVAADLLGELVTEGDVLGLAWGRSTIHMAAALDQLPPCTVVQLTGVYDAGTAERGSVEAVRRAAQVSGGEAHPIYAPMLLPDPATAAALRNQTGIARAFEYFDKVTVAAVSIGSWEPGISTVHDMLSDEERAHYASLGVAAEMSAHLFDAEGRRVGRDLGERCITVEADRLRRIPEVVAIAGGQRKAAAIDAVLRSGLVTSLVTDTAAADQLLVMGATPHPALDRADPDGS
- a CDS encoding ribonuclease domain-containing protein, with amino-acid sequence MSTRFVPRVLGVLLACLAVLVAGCSSDGAGSASTSAPAWARGMPTVQADRLPAEARRTLRLIDDGGPFPYEKDGSVFSNFERELPRRERGYYREYTVRTPGERDRGARRIVTGSGGETYYTDDHYTSFKAVLR
- the rpe gene encoding ribulose-phosphate 3-epimerase, which encodes MAVQINPSILSADFARLAEEATAVEGADWLHVDVMDNHFVPNLTLGVPVVESLARATDTPLDCHLMIEDVDRWAPQYVEAGAGSVTFHVEAAAAPVRLAREIRAQGARASMALKPATPIEPYEDLLSELDMLLIMTVEPGFGGQAFLDIMLPKIRRTRELISKHGLELWLQVDGGVSAATIERCAEAGADVFVAGSAVYGANDPAAAVRALRSQASGAMSTAAWACGH